From Thalassotalea euphylliae, the proteins below share one genomic window:
- a CDS encoding glycosyltransferase family 4 protein, with protein sequence MSKRVGLISYPMLFQKKGGLQIQVLETLNALKELSVDASLVNVLTDDLADFDILHVFSSNHGNANIITTAKDKGCKVVISPLAEDKWNAKYSTRSRLIEPLLKKFTGYLNYSFFSRLYDAMQLCDHFVALGQAEKTALNQAFDINNDDITIIPNGIPQRFFDASPDYFRQETGIEGDFVLNIASIDRRKNQLALAQAMKEYLPDAKLVLIGPVLKSNEAYLKQIEAVGNVAYLGSFDYQSDMLPSAYAAASVFSLPSIQEVLPLSALESMAAGTPAIVTKVSSMEFPCKNHEFALVDPENHADIASTIEKATLQPPTKASCQNMVRHLTWHAVANQLIEIYENI encoded by the coding sequence ATGAGCAAACGAGTCGGGTTAATCTCCTACCCTATGTTATTTCAAAAAAAGGGAGGATTGCAGATTCAGGTACTAGAAACATTGAACGCACTCAAAGAGTTAAGTGTCGATGCTAGCCTAGTGAATGTGCTAACTGACGACCTTGCCGACTTTGACATTCTTCACGTTTTTTCATCGAATCACGGTAATGCGAATATTATAACCACCGCAAAAGACAAAGGTTGTAAAGTGGTCATATCGCCGTTAGCAGAAGATAAATGGAATGCCAAATATTCAACACGCAGTCGGTTAATAGAGCCCTTACTGAAAAAGTTTACTGGTTACCTAAACTACTCTTTTTTCTCACGCCTGTATGACGCCATGCAACTATGTGATCACTTTGTCGCGCTGGGACAAGCAGAAAAAACAGCGTTAAACCAAGCTTTTGACATTAACAATGATGATATAACCATCATCCCTAACGGTATACCACAGCGATTTTTTGACGCTTCTCCCGATTATTTTAGGCAAGAAACGGGTATCGAGGGAGACTTTGTTCTCAATATAGCTTCTATTGACCGGCGCAAAAACCAATTGGCTTTAGCCCAAGCAATGAAAGAGTACCTTCCAGACGCTAAGCTTGTCTTAATAGGCCCAGTATTAAAATCCAATGAAGCATATCTCAAGCAAATAGAGGCGGTGGGAAACGTGGCATATCTCGGCTCCTTCGATTACCAATCTGATATGCTGCCATCAGCTTATGCTGCCGCTTCTGTGTTCTCTTTGCCTAGTATACAAGAAGTACTCCCCCTTTCAGCGCTTGAATCTATGGCAGCTGGTACACCTGCCATTGTCACTAAAGTCTCTTCGATGGAATTCCCTTGTAAAAACCATGAATTTGCCCTAGTAGATCCAGAGAATCACGCAGATATTGCGAGCACTATCGAAAAAGCGACCTTACAGCCTCCCACAAAAGCTTCGTGCCAAAATATGGTCAGGCATTTAACATGGCATGCTGTCGCCAATCAATTGATTGAAATTTATGAAAATATATAA
- a CDS encoding MBOAT family O-acyltransferase, whose product MLFNSFEFIFIFLPITFILYYLIAKQNWDRIAVAWLVLASLFFYAWWNPSYLILIIFSMLFNYSMGVVIARLGNARSSKLFLVIGVSINLALLGYFKYTNFIVEQINWALGNSFHLEKIILPLAISFFTFQQIAYLVDTYRHETKEYNFSHYCLFVTFFPQLIAGPIVHHKEMLPQFSNALTSRVNSRNMSIGLTIFTIGLFKKVILADNVALSATPIFDAAGKGAAITFFEAWGGAIAYTLQLYFDFSGYSDMAIGIAFMFGIQLPINFNSPYKAVSIIDFWRRWHITLSRFLRDYLYIALGGNRHGNTRRYLNLFLTMLLGGIWHGAGWTFIVWGMLHGSYLMINHGWRKLRKDVLNWSDNIPLWEHVTARIITLLAVIVGWVYFRAETLAGANHMIATMTGFNGLSLPQSMQSIFGSYAANLSDVGVIFEGMFGGYKANFVEGIVWIIALTPIALFAPNSMQIANGLFSLNLGQLTVNTYHRIKPNHTATLNYIAWLAGVTFGIIILNLFKVSEFLYFQF is encoded by the coding sequence GTGTTGTTCAATTCATTTGAATTTATTTTCATTTTTTTACCAATCACTTTTATCCTATATTACTTGATTGCCAAACAAAACTGGGATCGAATTGCAGTAGCATGGTTAGTTTTGGCGTCGCTGTTCTTTTACGCGTGGTGGAACCCAAGCTATCTGATATTAATCATATTTTCGATGCTATTTAATTATAGTATGGGAGTCGTTATAGCCAGACTCGGCAATGCTCGTAGTAGCAAGCTATTTTTAGTTATTGGCGTTAGTATAAATTTAGCCTTGCTAGGGTATTTTAAGTACACCAATTTTATCGTTGAACAGATAAACTGGGCTCTGGGGAACTCTTTCCATTTAGAAAAAATTATTCTCCCTCTCGCGATTTCATTCTTTACGTTTCAACAGATTGCTTATCTTGTTGATACCTACAGACATGAAACCAAAGAATATAACTTTTCTCACTACTGTTTGTTTGTCACATTTTTCCCGCAGTTAATTGCGGGCCCAATTGTGCACCATAAAGAGATGCTTCCTCAGTTTTCAAATGCCTTAACCTCTCGAGTCAACAGCAGAAACATGTCAATAGGGCTGACAATATTCACTATCGGTTTGTTCAAAAAAGTTATTCTTGCTGATAACGTTGCTTTATCTGCAACTCCAATATTTGATGCCGCAGGAAAGGGGGCTGCGATTACCTTTTTTGAAGCATGGGGTGGGGCCATAGCCTACACATTGCAGCTTTATTTTGATTTTTCTGGTTATTCCGATATGGCTATTGGTATAGCTTTTATGTTTGGAATTCAACTGCCCATTAATTTTAACTCGCCTTATAAAGCGGTAAGTATCATAGATTTTTGGAGGCGCTGGCACATAACGCTTTCACGCTTTCTAAGAGACTATTTATATATTGCTTTGGGTGGTAACAGGCACGGTAACACTCGCCGTTATCTTAATTTGTTCCTAACTATGTTATTAGGCGGAATTTGGCATGGAGCAGGCTGGACTTTTATTGTATGGGGAATGCTTCATGGTAGTTATTTAATGATAAATCACGGCTGGAGAAAATTGCGCAAGGATGTGCTCAATTGGTCAGACAATATTCCATTATGGGAGCATGTAACAGCTCGCATTATTACGCTGTTAGCGGTAATTGTTGGATGGGTCTACTTCCGCGCAGAAACCTTAGCAGGTGCCAACCATATGATAGCAACGATGACAGGTTTTAACGGACTATCTCTGCCACAATCCATGCAATCAATATTTGGCTCATATGCGGCTAATCTTAGTGACGTAGGTGTAATATTTGAAGGCATGTTTGGCGGTTATAAAGCTAATTTTGTAGAAGGTATCGTTTGGATTATCGCACTCACTCCGATAGCATTATTTGCGCCAAATTCAATGCAGATAGCTAACGGCCTATTCTCTCTAAATTTAGGGCAATTGACAGTAAATACGTACCACAGGATTAAGCCAAACCATACAGCCACTCTGAATTACATAGCCTGGCTCGCAGGAGTGACATTTGGAATTATAATCCTAAATCTTTTTAAAGTTAGTGAATTTCTTTATTTTCAATTTTAA
- a CDS encoding DNRLRE domain-containing protein, which yields MSRLTDPAPIADPSAQPPWSQLFPFDGTQPNSRHTYDGMAYLNHVNKLWAFSGGLANKQGGADEITWIFDPVTNTWRIDDTSGDIPFQVSGAVSAYDTLTGKVFLHNRKALYSYEYKEGGGVYTLLNDDGQMGLRVSAAIDPVNRKMLIIGDKQQILYDLNPETGFRRQDLPLLGDALVVEQMAPGIAYNERDGNIYAWYGNGKVYRFDMENFSWTSVAYKNGPGRQISNGTFGRFAYSSINNSFVVYNRTQDNSFELKVSEIRDTQPPAKPSGLVFSEPYPKSLLLTWNPSDDNLGVDYYKVYINGELFESTPNTFIKSMNLPRGAEHKATIVAVDSAGNESLPSKPLDIQFSPDNIKFNFGDCQQEEALSGRNDILFCESWDNENWWQDKGYLSDPIVAQPRRLTQEQLTHTQVVDDNCVQGSCLKVDMKKGLTRALSAYWPLQAVNAAPQNLYLRYYIKLADDWNVNMCDADDNVVGAGGKFPGLADVRTWADPSNQCGNGGARGDGINCWSMRANYRDCSSSDGNACATKPNAAARFGSYIYHTNQYGGTGDAGHWDEDDWGQSSNGGGSCSSRAGNMYCGKGDGGVLERDLWYRIEMQVQMNAPGSEDGTIRGWVNGVLSYEKLNVNFREKGHDFLHNRLVWLNVYKGGKSGNCSTSAIYLDQMVVALEQPVGGIENSTALPPELQLTVDNESPESGQTFAIDWQSNNTEQCVASGVWEGEKSLVGSEQLTLDKSGIARLDCSGAGGAAARQVTILVDGKPIEGPEAPVPSPNLTTPQGLLSEGIDEQGLSLSWEASPVEENIVRYHIYLMGTEVGTAESATFIHRSLVHGVTAQYTVAAEDNEGNLSAASEPLSVEIPRAEGQPEDLLTMFPTSDTSLNSSTTKSLGGASSFGIAGNSNIMLKFPVELIPQDKELVEAKLKLHSIREFGDAKVGFFAVTKSWTEAGATRQFANRPQNMSWESELGDWVDAEGLENGHVPQVEYEFTDDDIPNQSVIDVTTLVRSWLDGSTPNHGFLGKLMSGNTQTFASKENSVATQWPILELYFQERVPAPKNLEIIEQNQDTIRLAWDAPYGITDIQGYKVLLNGSVVAETRNNSFDYEVSFRGIRASFNVVSFNINNHESRWSNTVETLIPSIGGDLTLNAIADASLNASTSKNLGDVDSIRVATNANALIWFPVEYLPKDLEIASAKLQLRAISEFGAIKIGVFGVSNHWQEAETTRDLRSRQPLVYWDFRLGDWTDSEFVYRGLEPFGTVELTDGNTRDKVEIDVTQLVKQWYSGEMENFGLLLRRENGGIQVFGSREHANSTYHPKLLIQL from the coding sequence ATGTCTAGGCTCACTGACCCAGCGCCTATTGCAGATCCAAGCGCGCAACCTCCTTGGAGTCAATTGTTTCCGTTTGATGGCACCCAGCCTAATTCGCGACATACATACGATGGTATGGCCTACCTTAATCATGTTAATAAACTCTGGGCTTTTTCTGGGGGGTTAGCAAACAAACAGGGGGGGGCAGATGAAATTACGTGGATATTTGACCCTGTTACTAACACCTGGCGTATCGATGACACTTCTGGCGATATCCCATTTCAGGTATCTGGTGCTGTATCAGCTTATGACACATTGACAGGTAAAGTTTTTCTACATAACCGGAAGGCGCTTTATAGCTATGAGTATAAAGAAGGTGGTGGCGTCTACACACTGTTAAATGACGACGGTCAGATGGGACTTAGGGTGAGTGCGGCAATTGACCCAGTGAATAGAAAAATGTTGATTATTGGTGATAAGCAGCAAATTCTCTATGATTTGAACCCAGAGACAGGTTTTAGAAGGCAAGATTTACCCTTACTAGGTGACGCTCTCGTGGTTGAACAAATGGCACCAGGCATTGCCTATAATGAGCGCGATGGGAACATATATGCATGGTATGGTAATGGCAAAGTTTACCGCTTTGATATGGAAAATTTTTCTTGGACAAGCGTAGCCTATAAAAATGGCCCAGGTCGGCAAATTAGTAACGGGACATTTGGTCGATTCGCCTATTCTTCGATAAATAATAGTTTTGTTGTCTATAACCGAACCCAAGACAATAGCTTCGAATTAAAAGTGTCGGAAATACGAGACACCCAGCCCCCAGCCAAACCTTCCGGTTTAGTCTTTAGTGAACCTTACCCCAAAAGCCTATTGTTAACATGGAATCCAAGCGACGATAACCTCGGGGTTGATTACTACAAGGTCTATATCAATGGTGAGTTGTTTGAGTCTACTCCCAATACTTTTATTAAATCAATGAACTTACCAAGAGGAGCCGAGCATAAAGCTACCATTGTGGCGGTTGACTCAGCGGGCAATGAAAGTTTGCCGTCTAAGCCGCTCGATATCCAGTTTTCGCCAGACAATATCAAGTTTAACTTCGGTGACTGCCAGCAAGAAGAAGCCTTATCAGGCAGAAATGACATATTATTTTGCGAGTCTTGGGACAATGAAAATTGGTGGCAAGATAAAGGCTATCTTTCCGATCCTATCGTGGCACAGCCAAGAAGGCTGACTCAAGAGCAGCTAACGCATACGCAAGTTGTTGATGATAATTGTGTGCAAGGAAGTTGTCTCAAAGTAGACATGAAAAAAGGTTTAACTCGCGCACTCAGCGCATATTGGCCTTTACAAGCAGTTAATGCTGCGCCCCAAAACTTGTATTTACGCTATTACATTAAACTAGCAGATGACTGGAACGTGAACATGTGCGACGCCGATGACAATGTCGTCGGTGCTGGCGGCAAGTTTCCCGGCTTAGCGGATGTTCGAACATGGGCTGACCCCTCTAATCAGTGTGGTAACGGAGGAGCGAGGGGAGACGGGATAAATTGTTGGTCGATGCGCGCAAATTATCGTGACTGCTCGAGCAGCGATGGCAACGCCTGTGCGACTAAACCCAATGCTGCGGCGCGCTTTGGCTCTTACATTTACCATACAAATCAGTACGGTGGAACTGGCGATGCAGGTCATTGGGATGAGGATGATTGGGGACAGTCAAGTAATGGTGGTGGCAGCTGTAGCAGCCGCGCTGGCAACATGTATTGCGGCAAAGGGGATGGTGGGGTACTGGAAAGGGATCTGTGGTATCGCATAGAAATGCAGGTGCAGATGAATGCGCCGGGGAGCGAAGATGGCACTATCCGAGGCTGGGTTAATGGTGTCTTGAGCTATGAAAAACTCAACGTCAATTTTAGAGAGAAAGGTCATGATTTTCTTCACAATCGCCTTGTATGGCTGAATGTTTATAAAGGGGGAAAATCAGGCAATTGTTCAACCTCTGCCATTTACCTTGATCAAATGGTGGTTGCACTGGAACAACCCGTTGGGGGAATAGAAAATTCCACCGCGCTACCACCAGAGTTGCAATTGACGGTGGACAATGAGTCTCCTGAATCCGGTCAAACCTTTGCTATTGATTGGCAATCGAATAACACTGAGCAGTGTGTAGCCAGTGGCGTATGGGAAGGTGAAAAGTCCCTTGTTGGCTCCGAACAGCTAACGCTAGACAAAAGCGGAATAGCCCGCCTCGACTGTTCAGGGGCGGGGGGAGCTGCAGCCAGACAAGTTACTATACTGGTGGATGGTAAGCCCATTGAAGGGCCAGAAGCACCGGTGCCCTCACCGAATTTAACCACACCTCAGGGCTTATTGAGTGAAGGTATTGATGAACAGGGGTTATCTCTTTCTTGGGAGGCGTCTCCAGTAGAGGAGAACATCGTCAGGTATCACATTTACTTAATGGGTACGGAAGTAGGCACTGCCGAATCGGCAACCTTCATTCATCGAAGTTTGGTACATGGCGTCACAGCCCAGTACACAGTGGCGGCTGAGGACAATGAAGGAAACCTGTCTGCAGCATCGGAACCTTTGTCAGTGGAGATTCCCAGAGCGGAAGGGCAGCCAGAAGACTTGCTGACAATGTTTCCAACCTCAGATACCTCTTTGAATTCCAGTACGACGAAAAGTTTGGGAGGGGCTTCCTCATTTGGTATCGCAGGGAATTCAAATATTATGTTGAAGTTTCCGGTCGAACTCATCCCTCAAGATAAGGAGCTTGTCGAAGCAAAGCTTAAACTGCATTCAATACGCGAATTTGGAGATGCCAAGGTAGGCTTTTTTGCCGTGACAAAATCATGGACAGAAGCTGGCGCTACGCGCCAGTTCGCAAACCGGCCTCAGAATATGAGTTGGGAAAGTGAGTTAGGCGATTGGGTTGATGCGGAGGGGCTCGAAAATGGGCATGTTCCGCAAGTAGAATACGAGTTTACAGACGATGACATACCCAATCAGTCGGTTATTGATGTCACTACTCTAGTGCGCAGCTGGCTCGATGGCTCTACCCCAAATCATGGCTTTTTAGGAAAGCTGATGTCTGGGAATACGCAAACGTTTGCATCTAAAGAAAACTCAGTTGCCACTCAGTGGCCAATATTGGAGTTGTATTTTCAGGAGCGGGTACCAGCTCCCAAGAATCTTGAAATCATAGAGCAAAATCAAGATACGATACGTTTAGCTTGGGATGCTCCATACGGTATTACTGACATACAAGGGTATAAAGTGTTACTCAATGGCAGCGTTGTTGCTGAAACGAGGAACAACTCGTTTGATTACGAGGTAAGTTTTCGAGGAATTCGAGCATCTTTCAATGTTGTTTCATTTAATATTAATAACCATGAATCAAGATGGTCCAACACGGTTGAAACCTTGATACCGAGTATTGGCGGCGATTTGACTTTGAATGCCATTGCTGACGCTAGCCTAAATGCTTCAACCAGTAAAAATTTGGGAGATGTCGATAGTATTAGGGTAGCAACAAACGCTAATGCTTTGATTTGGTTCCCCGTAGAATACTTACCAAAGGACTTGGAGATTGCCAGCGCTAAATTACAGCTTCGTGCTATTTCTGAATTTGGTGCCATCAAAATAGGCGTTTTTGGTGTATCTAACCACTGGCAAGAAGCTGAAACAACAAGAGATTTAAGGAGCAGGCAACCACTTGTATATTGGGATTTTAGGTTAGGCGATTGGACTGACTCAGAATTCGTATACAGGGGGCTTGAGCCGTTTGGAACTGTTGAATTAACCGACGGCAATACCCGTGATAAGGTGGAGATAGACGTAACCCAATTGGTTAAGCAATGGTATAGCGGAGAAATGGAAAACTTTGGTCTGCTACTGAGAAGAGAAAATGGGGGGATTCAAGTTTTTGGCTCTCGTGAACATGCTAATTCAACTTATCATCCCAAGTTACTCATACAATTATAA
- a CDS encoding glycosyltransferase family 4 protein, giving the protein MKHILLTSFSGSFGGMEIRMLQEAQLLLNSGYKVTILINAFNGIDKFRDKLPQGVKLHVKRIPYFLENWNHWRLKKFLAYFFYKRFFKRVKPDIVHVFLCWTTYGLTHLWGASKSGIPTVLSIHNVFLDEALPEYVETHLHDCFSTCLGGYGVTNSAREAFVNIFPMTASKNLTVVPNWVDLNRFSPSLPLKKTLRKDLNIDENSLVVGCIARLSVQKNIPYLVEAFADIAHQHKNVFLLIVGEGPMYDDILKVIADYPHIKDISKVLGFRENVEDFYRVIDIHALLSLREGFGISTIEAMASGCIACVTDIPGSNDVVDNDELGLRVPLHDKHKVVEQLSILLENQHRIEKLRANGLKMVAERYEKHAVENKILSFYQRLELSTSRK; this is encoded by the coding sequence ATGAAACATATCCTATTAACCAGCTTCTCAGGCAGCTTTGGAGGTATGGAAATTAGGATGCTTCAAGAAGCCCAATTGCTACTGAATTCGGGTTATAAAGTGACAATACTCATTAACGCGTTTAATGGTATCGATAAATTTAGAGATAAATTACCCCAAGGTGTCAAGCTACACGTAAAACGCATACCTTATTTCCTAGAGAACTGGAACCATTGGAGGTTGAAGAAGTTTCTCGCCTACTTTTTCTACAAGCGCTTTTTTAAGCGAGTCAAGCCAGATATTGTCCATGTTTTCTTGTGCTGGACGACATATGGACTAACTCATTTATGGGGAGCTTCTAAATCCGGCATCCCCACTGTTCTCAGTATTCACAATGTGTTTTTGGATGAGGCACTACCCGAATATGTCGAAACGCATTTACACGATTGCTTTAGTACTTGTCTGGGAGGATATGGTGTAACAAACTCCGCAAGGGAGGCGTTTGTTAACATTTTTCCAATGACTGCATCCAAAAACCTGACGGTTGTGCCCAATTGGGTTGATCTCAACAGGTTTTCTCCTTCACTTCCCCTAAAAAAAACCTTGCGCAAGGATTTGAATATTGATGAAAACAGCTTAGTGGTTGGTTGTATCGCTAGGCTTTCTGTACAAAAGAATATCCCTTACCTTGTCGAGGCTTTCGCCGACATAGCACATCAGCACAAAAACGTTTTTTTACTCATTGTTGGGGAGGGGCCGATGTATGATGATATTTTGAAAGTCATTGCTGATTACCCACATATTAAAGACATCAGTAAGGTGTTGGGGTTTCGGGAAAACGTCGAAGACTTTTACAGAGTCATTGATATTCATGCACTATTGAGCCTGAGAGAAGGGTTTGGTATTTCGACCATCGAAGCGATGGCCTCTGGGTGTATCGCCTGTGTCACCGATATTCCGGGTTCAAATGATGTTGTTGATAATGATGAGTTAGGGCTAAGGGTTCCACTTCACGATAAACACAAAGTGGTCGAACAGCTGTCAATTCTGTTGGAAAACCAACACAGAATAGAAAAGTTGCGCGCCAATGGGCTTAAAATGGTTGCAGAGAGGTACGAGAAACACGCCGTTGAGAACAAGATTTTATCTTTTTATCAGCGCCTAGAACTCAGTACCTCTAGAAAATAG
- a CDS encoding sulfotransferase domain-containing protein yields the protein MLKFLKHNILTFYIYLLALRIKRKNTMFVFVASTGRCGTNTISNIVAKHPAFVSEHEPYPIVLSDNSEISDFDEKMLSIQKRKVITILRSATKPFYFEANHLFIKNFIREVIKFIPRDQIKIIHLQRDPVSVASSFYAIGSIPGVTERGKKYLLDPSSKDNLIRLSELGQEGDYCHDFYKCLWYWYEVEARVEHYMKAYPHHAWFELKTKQLNDKESIYDLISFLGIDKSEVENSLDVGRRDNTKSSEKKSLDDINPQEMHEHFVKLLNKHNLSKKADLKQQ from the coding sequence ATGCTTAAATTTCTCAAGCACAACATTCTAACCTTTTACATCTATCTACTCGCTCTTAGAATTAAGCGCAAAAATACCATGTTTGTTTTTGTCGCGAGTACAGGAAGGTGTGGAACCAACACCATCTCCAATATTGTAGCTAAACACCCCGCTTTCGTTAGTGAACACGAGCCTTACCCGATAGTGTTGTCTGACAATAGTGAAATAAGTGATTTCGATGAAAAAATGCTTTCCATCCAAAAGCGAAAAGTCATCACTATCTTGAGAAGTGCAACTAAACCATTTTATTTCGAAGCAAATCACTTGTTTATTAAGAACTTCATTCGTGAAGTCATTAAGTTTATACCAAGAGATCAGATAAAAATTATTCACTTACAAAGGGACCCGGTAAGTGTTGCTTCATCTTTTTACGCTATTGGTAGTATCCCAGGGGTTACCGAGAGAGGGAAAAAATACTTACTGGATCCCAGCTCAAAAGATAACTTAATTAGGCTGAGCGAGTTGGGGCAGGAAGGTGACTACTGTCATGATTTTTACAAATGCCTTTGGTATTGGTATGAAGTAGAAGCCAGAGTTGAACATTACATGAAAGCGTACCCTCATCATGCATGGTTCGAGCTAAAAACCAAACAGCTCAATGACAAAGAAAGTATCTATGATCTGATATCTTTCCTCGGCATCGACAAATCAGAAGTAGAAAATTCACTCGATGTAGGAAGAAGGGATAATACTAAATCAAGTGAAAAGAAAAGCTTAGATGATATTAATCCACAAGAAATGCACGAGCACTTCGTCAAGCTGCTTAACAAGCACAACTTGTCGAAAAAGGCTGACTTAAAACAACAATGA
- a CDS encoding glycosyltransferase family 2 protein — MDISLLIATYNGQKTLRMTLESLTRMDVEGVDWELLVCDNNSTDLTASILKEYEQKLPLKIYYEGQQGKSAALNKILYQAQGDILILTDDDVIADTLFLKSFLNIANSKLEYDIFGGKIEPYFSVQKPNWYDSFGFKHIAYAITPESFDKKEVGPGSIFGANVAFRRSALTDNILFNTRVGPTSGNYEMGCETDFLTRLSAGRKCWFDSSIIVKHILKDFQFDYKWLKARGLKYGLSMYTKEKELKFQGVKTVHEIPLWRIKVFLVNWFQMTFLPKNKDKANNYWEVGFFWGYLKKRFKNNK, encoded by the coding sequence ATGGATATATCTTTATTAATCGCAACGTACAATGGTCAGAAGACCTTGCGAATGACACTTGAAAGCCTGACCAGGATGGATGTTGAAGGAGTCGACTGGGAACTACTTGTCTGTGACAACAATTCGACTGATCTCACTGCTAGCATCCTAAAAGAGTATGAGCAAAAGCTGCCATTGAAAATATATTATGAAGGACAACAAGGAAAGTCTGCGGCTCTCAATAAAATACTCTACCAAGCACAAGGCGATATTCTGATATTAACGGACGACGATGTCATTGCTGATACACTGTTTTTAAAGAGCTTTCTCAATATTGCCAACAGCAAACTAGAATATGACATCTTTGGAGGGAAAATTGAGCCTTATTTTTCTGTGCAAAAACCTAACTGGTATGATTCTTTCGGGTTTAAGCACATCGCTTATGCGATCACTCCAGAGTCATTTGACAAAAAAGAAGTTGGACCAGGCTCTATCTTTGGTGCCAATGTCGCTTTTCGAAGATCAGCACTAACGGATAACATCCTATTTAACACACGCGTAGGACCAACTAGTGGCAACTATGAAATGGGGTGTGAGACTGACTTTCTGACTCGTCTATCTGCTGGACGTAAGTGTTGGTTCGATAGCAGTATCATCGTAAAACATATACTGAAAGATTTTCAATTTGATTATAAATGGCTTAAAGCTAGAGGGTTGAAATATGGACTCAGCATGTATACAAAAGAGAAAGAGTTGAAATTTCAAGGGGTAAAAACAGTACACGAGATCCCATTGTGGCGCATCAAAGTTTTTCTCGTCAACTGGTTTCAAATGACTTTTCTGCCTAAAAATAAAGATAAAGCAAACAATTACTGGGAAGTGGGTTTTTTTTGGGGATACCTCAAGAAGCGCTTTAAAAATAACAAATAA